The following coding sequences are from one Mytilus trossulus isolate FHL-02 chromosome 8, PNRI_Mtr1.1.1.hap1, whole genome shotgun sequence window:
- the LOC134727990 gene encoding uncharacterized protein LOC134727990, whose amino-acid sequence MHVNSVPTGKRHDRVWDVNSKLATALVHSGLGERQANSFLSELNIPAFSYKLVSARLKEVGNVVEEVAKESTNEALEKELAAVEQKKGSLVVAVDAGWQKRGSGRAYDSKSGHCSMIGPETGKIINYSVRSKECRVCSRAESRNESPRKHACYRNWEGSSKGMEADMVIEMVKDVQSKGCTVAALVGDEDSTTIGRVRANISNSIEKISDRNHLKKILGNSLYSLKKNHPVLTVKIIKYLQSCFNYIIAQGEGNPEQIAKDLNALSKHPFGDHQCCSSRGCKFLSNPKSVFKSFPQGKPLSGSGLQKSLESVFEGYAKNSLKLSTVGSTQANESFNRMVSAKAPKHVHYSSSGNLNYRVAASFAQKNTGHRYLVNVNKKLGLSPGYHTQRLARLRDCQRSKQRALATTRAFKRKRLEKKAKMKLMYQKLASAEVREGVSYQTGCSLDAAISDDIQSIPAPVITPEYLPLEPKTLNDSCMTYFDVETTGLGRDSHIIQLSAVNSQNTKFNRYIKPARPILPQASEVTGLKFQNGKMYHDDREVQSIGIYNALKAFILFLKEIHNTVLVGHNSKIFDVPILINALEKNGLLNNFMSSVKGFIDTLPLFKECIPNQPSYSQPKIYNALFGELYSAHDSMEDVVVLRRLFEKISPSLVLKSKFCGTNESVMQLYQHRNCTKGLLTTLRPLTNSKTITNCMATKIASSGLGLSHLKLAHKRDRQQGKENLFTELCGHPSKARVTKSKKIIQATSTYLNDLEE is encoded by the exons ATGCATGTAAACAGTGTTCCTACTGGAAAGCGTCATGACAGAGTATGGGATGTCAACAGTAAACTTGCAACAG ccCTTGTTCACTCTGGACTTGGAGAAAGACAAGCTAATAGTTTCCTATCAGAGCTAAATATTCCAGCATTTAGTTATAAACTGGTTAGTGCAAGACTGAAAGAAGTAGGGAATGTTGTTGAAGAGGTAGCCAAGGAATCAACAAATGAAGCACTGGAGAAAGAATTGGCAGCTGTAGAACA AAAGAAGGGTTCACTTGTGGTTGCTGTAGATGCAGGATGGCAGAAAAGAGGAAGTGGTAGAGCATATGACAGCAAATCAG GTCATTGTTCCATGATTGGTCCAGAGACGGGAAAAATTATAAACTACTCCGTAAGATCAAAAGAGTGCAGAGTTTGCAGTAGAGCAGAATCCAGAAATGAAAGTCCAAGAAAGCATGCATGCTACCGTAACTGGGAAGGTAGTTCAAAGGGGATGGAGGCTGATATGGTGATAGAAATGGTGAAAGATGTACAGAGTAAAGGCTGTACAGTAGCTGCATTAGTTGGAGATGAGGATTCAACAACAATAGGACGAGTACGGGCAAACATCAGTAATAGCATTGAAAAGATATCTGATAGAAATCACTTAAAGAAGATTCTTGGAAACAGTCTTTACTCTCTCAAGAAAAATCATCCTGTTTTAACagttaaaataatcaaatatttacaaagttGCTTTAACTATATAATAGCCCAAGGTGAAGGTAATCCAGAACAAATAGCAAAAGATCTCAATGCACTTTCGAAACATCCTTTTGGCGATCATCAATGCTGCTCAAGTCGAGGGTGTAAATTTCTCAGCAATCCAAAGTctgtttttaaatcatttccTCAAGGAAAACCTCTGTCAGGTTCAGGTCTACAAAAGTCTCTGGAAAGTGTTTTTGAAGGATATGCTAAGAACAGCCTTAAATTGTCAACTGTCGGTAGTACTCAAGCTAATGAGAGTTTCAACAGAATGGTTTCTGCTAAAGCACCAAAGCATGTTCATTACAGTTCTTCTGGAAATTTGAATTACAGAGTTGCAGCAAGTTTTGCCCAGAAGAACACAGGTCACAGATACCTAGTTAAT gtTAATAAGAAGTTGGGGCTTTCACCAGGTTACCATACTCAGCGCCTTGCCAGATTAAGAGATTGTCAGCGATCAAAGCAGAGGGCATTGGCAACTACAAGagcatttaaaagaaaacgaCTGGAAAAGAAAGCTAAGATGAAattaat GTACCAAAAGCTTGCATCTGCAGAAGTCAGAGAAGGTGTCTCCTATCAAACAGGATGTTCTCTTGATGCAGCAATATCGGATGATATTCAGTCTATTCCTGCACCAGTTATTACTCCAGAATATCTTCCTTTGGAACCAAAGACCTTGAATGACAGTTGCATGACATACTTTGATGTTGAAACAACAGGACTTG gcaGAGATTCTCACATAATACAGTTGTCTGCTGTCAACAGccaaaacacaaaattcaatAGATACATAAAACCAGCTAGACCTATATTACCACAAGCCTCAGAAGTGACTGGTTTGAAGTTTCAGAATGGGAAAATGTACCATGATGATAGAGAAGTTCAGAGTATTGGAATTTATAATGCCTTAAAAGCTTTTATTCTCTTTCTGAAAGAAATTCACAACACTGTACTTGTTGGGCATAACTCCAAAATTTTTGATGTTCCAATATTAATTAATGCACTTGAAAAAAATGGTCTACTTAATAACTTTATGTCATCAGTGAAAGGATTTATTGACACACTTCCTCTTTTCAAAGAGTGTATACCAAATCAACCGTCATATTCACAGCCAAAAATTTATAACGCTTTATTTGGTGAACTGTATAGTGCTCATGATTCCATGGAAGATGTTGTGGTTCTACGTCGCTTATTTGAGAAAATATCACCTAGTCTTGTATTGAAATCCAAATTCTGTGGCACTAATGAATCTGTAATGCAGTTGTATCAACACAGAAACTGTACAAAAGGTTTGCTTACAACACTGAGACCTCTAACAAATAGCAAAACTATAACAAACTGTATGGCTACGAAAATTGCTAGCAGTGGATTAGGTCTAAGCCATCTTAAACTGGCACATAAAAGAGACAGACAACAAGGAAAAGAGAATCTATTTACAGAATTATGTGGACATCCATCAAAAGCTCGTGTTACAAagtcaaaaaaaattattcaggcAACATCAACCTATCTGAATGACTTGGAGGAATGA